TTCAGCCGCCGAACCGCATCCCAGCCCAGACGGCGGCGATGCCGAGCAGGTTGGTGCCGCCGACGTAGGCCGCCGCCGTGAGCAGCCGCCCGGCGGAGAGCATCTCCGTGGTTTGCAGGGCGAAGCTTGCATACGTGGTGAAGCCGCCGAGCAGGCCGACGAGCAGCACCTGCTCGACATCCGCCGGCACGACGCCCCGGCGGTGGACCAGTGACCAGAGCAGGCCGCAGGAGAAGCAGCCGAGGAGATTGACCGCCAGCGTGCCCCAGGGAAAATCCGCCCCGCAGAGACGGGTCGCCAGGGCGGTCAGCCCGGCGCGGAGGACGGCGCCGGCGGCGCCGGCGAGGCCGATGAGGAGCAGGGACGTCAACGACGACATGCGGGCTGCGGGAAGAAGGAGCGGACCCCGGGTTGGATCATACCCTGCGTCGGTGCTCCTGCGGCCCCGTAGAATGCCCGGTTTCCGGACACCAGACACGCCGCGGAGGTGAAGCCGATGCCCGTGCCCGCGTTCACTGCCCGCGGCCTGACCCGCATCTACCGGATGGGGGAGGTGGAGGTCGCGGCGCTCCGCGGGGTCGATCTCGACATCGCCCAGGGGGAATTCATCGTCCTCCTCGGCCCCTCCGGCAGCGGCAAGTCGACGCTGCTCAACATCCTCGGCGCCCTCGACGCCCCGACCGCGGGCAGCGTGCGGTTTCACGACCATGACCTCGCCGCGGCCGACGATGCCCAACGGACCGCCTACCGGCGCGACCATGTCGGCTTCGTGTTCCAGTTCTACAACCTGCTGCCGGCGCTCACGGCGCTGGAGAACGTGGCGGTGGTGGCCGAGATCGCCCGGGCGCCGATGCCCGCCGCGGCGGCGCTCGAGCTCGTCGGCCTCGCCGACCGGGCCGACCACTTTCCCGCCCAGCTCTCCGGCGGCGAGCAGCAGCGGGTGGCGGTGGCGCGGGCGATCGTCAAGCGGCCCGAGGTGCTGCTCTGCGACGAGCCGACCGGGGCCCTCGATGCCGCCACCGGCGTCGTCGTGCTCGACGCGCTGGCCCGCGTGACCGCCGAACTCGGGGCGACGACCGTGCTCATCACCCACAACGCCGGCATCGCCGCCATGGCCGACCGCGTCCTGTTCATGTCGGACGGCCGGATCGCCGGCGAGCGGGTCAACGCTACCCGCATGCCTCCCGACCAGTTGCACTGGTAGGTCGCCATGCCCACCCAACCAGCCCCTCCGGCGTTCGAGGTCGCCCATGCCGCGGCGCCCGGACGTCCGCTCCGCCCCTCCCCCCTTGACCGCAAGCTGCTCCGCGACGCCATACGGCTCGGGCCGCAGCTCGGCGCCGTCGCCCTGGTGATGGCCTGCGGCGTGGCGGTGCTCGTCATGGCCTGGAGCATGCTCGACTCGCTGGCCCGCACGCAACGGGACTACTACGCGGAGGCCCGATTCGCCGACGTTTTTCTGCAGCTCGAACGGGCGCCCGACGTGGTCGGCCGCGGCCTGCGGACGATCCCCGGCGTGGCCGACGTCGAGACCCGCGTCGTCGCCGACGTCACGCTCGACCTCTCCCGGGACGCCGCCGGCCGGCACCTCGAGACCGGCGCCGTGCCCGCGGTCGGCCGGCTGATCTCGCTCCCCGACCGGGCGACCGCCGCCGAGGGGGGCGGCCTCAACCGGCTCCACCTTCTGCGCGGCCGGCTCCCCGACCCCGCCCGGCGCGACGAGGCCGTGGTCGGTGCCGGGTTCGCCGCGGCCCATCGGCTCGCACCGGGGGACCGGGTGTACGCCGTGCTCAACGGCCGGCTGACGCGGCTCAATCTCGTCGGCGTGGCGACCAGCCCTGAGTACGTCTACACGATCGGCCCCGGGGGCCTGTTTCCCGACGACCGGTCGTTCGGCGTCTTCTGGATGGACCGGCGCGGCCTGGCGGCAGCCTTCGACATGGAGGACGCCTTCAACGACGTCCTCGTGACGCTCGCCGCGGACGCGTCGCCCCGCGACGTCTGCCGCGAGCTCGACCGTCGGCTCGACCGCTACGGTGGCCGCGGCGGCTACGGTCGTGAGTACCAGTCGTCGCACCGCTACCTGACGAACGAGCTCCGGGAACTGCGGAACATGGGCCGCATCGCCCCGCTGGTGTTCCTGGCGGTGACGGCGATCCTCATGCACCTCGTCGTCTCCCGGCTCGTGGGCACGCAGCGCGAACAGATCGCCACGCTCACCGCCTTCGGCCATCCGCCCGGCAGCATCGGCCGGCACTACGCGAAACTTGCCCTGGTCGTGCTCGCCGTCGGGGGCATGCTCGGCGTGGCCCTCGGCTGGTGGCTCGGCGTCGAGCTGACGGCGATGTACGGCCGCTTCTTCCGCTTTCCGCTGCTCACCTTCCGCCTCGACGCGGCGGCGATCGGCTGGTCGCTGGCGGTGGCGGCGACGGCCGCCCTGGCGGGCGTGGCGCAGGGCGTGTCGCGGGCCGTGCGCATCCACCCGGCGGCGGCGATGCAGCCGGAGCCGCCGGCCCGCTACCGCCTCTCCGTCGTCGAGCGGCTCGGGCTCGCCCCGCTCCTCTCGCCAGCGGCACGGATGATGCTCCGCCACCTGGAGCGGCGGCCGCTCGTCACGGGACTGTCGGTCCTCGGCCTCGCGCTCGGCGCGGCCGTGATGGTGCTGGGGATGTTCGTGGGGGA
The Planctomycetia bacterium DNA segment above includes these coding regions:
- the crcB gene encoding putative fluoride ion transporter CrcB: MTSLLLIGLAGAAGAVLRAGLTALATRLCGADFPWGTLAVNLLGCFSCGLLWSLVHRRGVVPADVEQVLLVGLLGGFTTYASFALQTTEMLSAGRLLTAAAYVGGTNLLGIAAVWAGMRFGG
- a CDS encoding ABC transporter ATP-binding protein; this translates as MPVPAFTARGLTRIYRMGEVEVAALRGVDLDIAQGEFIVLLGPSGSGKSTLLNILGALDAPTAGSVRFHDHDLAAADDAQRTAYRRDHVGFVFQFYNLLPALTALENVAVVAEIARAPMPAAAALELVGLADRADHFPAQLSGGEQQRVAVARAIVKRPEVLLCDEPTGALDAATGVVVLDALARVTAELGATTVLITHNAGIAAMADRVLFMSDGRIAGERVNATRMPPDQLHW